In Nicotiana tabacum cultivar K326 chromosome 21, ASM71507v2, whole genome shotgun sequence, one DNA window encodes the following:
- the LOC107832542 gene encoding uncharacterized protein LOC107832542, translating to MTNCELCNGFARIYCESDQANLCWDCDAKVHSANFLVARHSRSLLCHVCQSPTAWSAAGAKVGRTISVCERCVNVERNGEEGEDAEEIDLEDIQVVPWSSTPTPPPASSSSSDESLNSHKYSSLKRRREDNDDSGTSTSHREVGELPPSEKRDGDEAAAASSTRMRKPLKIQRTEGSLTGRVETTGCSGMMEFIGRINRREKKSSAVIAEIDSRRRSVTATKRRRRPQRGCESL from the exons ATGACAAATTGTGAGCTTTGCAATGGATTTGCCAGGATTTACTGCGAATCGGACCAGGCGaatttgtgttgggattgtgatGCGAAGGTACACTCTGCGAATTTTCTGGTAGCGAGGCACTCGAGGTCGTTGTTGTGCCACGTATGCCAATCGCCGACGGCTTGGTCGGCCGCCGGAGCGAAGGTTGGCCGGACAATCTCTGTGTGTGAGCGGTGCGTGAACGTTGAAAGAAATGGTGAAGAAGGTGAAGATGCGGAGGAGATTGATTTGGAGGATATTCAGGTTGTTCCGTGGTCATCAACTCCTACCCCGCCGCCGGCTAGTTCATCCAGCAGCGACGAGTCGTTGAATAGCCATAAATATTCTTCTTTGAAGCGAAGGCGTGAAGATAAT GATGATAGTGGAACTTCAACATCTCATCGGGAAGTTGGTGAACTGCCGCCGTCGGAGAAGCGTGACGGCGACGAAGCGGCGGCGGCGTCCTCAACGAGGATGCGAAAGCCTTTGAAGATCCAGAGAACTGAAGGGAGCTTGACGGGTCGGGTTGAAACTACTGGATGTTCGGGGATGATGGAATTTATCGGGAGAATTAATCGGCGTGAGAAGAAATCCAGTGCAGTAATCGCCGAGATCGATAGCCGTCGGAGAAGCGTGACGGCGACGAAGCGGCGGCGGCGTCCTCAACGAGGATGCGAAAGCCTTTGA